The genomic stretch CGTGCTCGCCGAGGCGCAGGCGGAGCCGCCCGCTGAGGACGTAGAGCCACTCGAAGCCCTCGTGCGTGCCCTGCTCACCGGGTTCCGTGACCGGCCCGGGCGGGAGCGTGTGCTTGAACGCCTGGAGCGCCCCCGCATCGCGGCTGAGCGGCTGGATAAGCATGCCGTTGCGGCGCACCGGCCGCCCGTGCACTCGCGGATCCTCCGGCGCGGCCCCGACGAGCTCGTCGAGCGGCGCCCCGAGGGCGCGGGCGATCGGGAGGAGCAGCTCGAGCGTGGCGCGCCGCCCCCCGCTTTCGAGGCGCGAGAGGGTGCTCGCCGAGATGCCGGTCTCGGCCGCGAGGGAGGCGAGAGTGCGGTCGCGGCGGGTGCGGAGGCGTCGCAGGCGCGGTCCGACGGCGGCGACGATCTCGTCGTCGGAGGGGGCGGGTGGGGTCTCGGGCACGGCGCCATCCTGACACGGGGAGTCGCGGCGCATGCCGGAACAGCACGGATCCTCGCGGATTCGCGCGTGTCGGCGGAGCATCGCCGACATGACCGCCACCCCTGCCGCCACCATTGCCGCCGCCGACGTCCTCATCCTCGGCGCGTCCTTCGCCGGCCTCGCCGCCGCCACGGCCCTGGGCCGCAGTCTCCGCGACGTCCTCCTGGTCGACGGCGGACCGCCGCGGAACGCGCCCTCGCCCGGCGCGCACAACGTGATGACCCGAGACGGCAGGTCACCGACCGAGCTGGTGCGCCTGGCCCGCGCGGAGGCCGAGGGTTACGGGGCTCGGGTCGCTGCGGGCGACGCGGTGCGCGCCTCAGCGGGCCCGCAGGGGGTGACGGCGACCCTCGCCGACGGAACGGTCCTTCGTGCCCGCCGCCTCCTGCTCGCGACCGGCGTCCGCGATCTGCTGCCGGACGTTCCCGGGCTCGCCGAGCGCTGGGGGCGCGACGTGCTGCACTGCCCGTACTGTCACGGCTTCGAGGTGCGCGGGCAGCGGATCGGCGTGCTCGGCAGCTCGTTCGCGGCGCACCAGGCGCAGATGTTCCGGCAGCTCAGCGAGCGGACGTCGATCCTGCTGAACGGGGCGCCCGCGCCGACGGGTGAGGAGGCGGCGGCGCTCGCCGCGCGCGGGATCGCCCTCGTGCCTGGCCTGATCGAGAGGGTCCTCGTCGAGCAAGACCGCCTGGTGGGCGTCGTGATCGACGGGCGGCGGCACGAGCTCGACGCGGTCGTCGTCGGCCCGCGGGTGCAGGGGCGGCTTCCGGAGGGGCTCGGGCTGGCGCTCGCGGATCATGCGTCGGGCGTCGCGCGGCACCTCGCCGTCGATCCGATGGGACGGACGGGCGTGCCCGGGGTGTTCGCCGCGGGCTCGCTGGTCGAGCCGATGTCGCAGGTGCTCGCCTCCGCCGCCGACGGCCTGCGCGTGGGCGCGGCGATCAACGACGATCTGGTCGAGGAGGAGATCGCCCGAGCGGTGCTGGCCGCGTGACGCGCGCTCAGCGGCGGCGGTACTCCAGCTCCGGGCGGCCGGGGGAGCCGTAGCGGGGCGCGCGGTCCGCGACTCCGGAGTCGGCGAGATGCTCGAGGTAGCGGCGAGCCGTCACCCGCGAGATATCGAGGCGGGTGGCGAGCTCGGCGGCCGAGAGGCCGACGGGGCCCAGCAGCGCAGTGACGGCCTCGAGCGTCTCGGCGGAGAGACCCTTGGCCAGGCCCGGAGCGTTGGAGGTGCGCAGCGCCGCGAAGGCGCCGTCGACCTCGTGTTGACTGGCGATGTCGGCGCCGTGCATCCGTTCTCGGTAGGCCCGGTAGCTGGCGAGCTTCGCCGCGAACATGCTGAACACGAAGGGCTTGATCAGATACTGCACGATGCCGGCGGCGACGCAGGCGCGCACGACCGCGGCGTCGCGGACGGCGGTGATCGCGATCACATCGACGTCCAGACCCGCCGCCCGGACGGCCCGGCAGAGGTCGAGGCCACCCATGTCCGGCAGGTTCATGTCGAGTAGGATCAGCGCGATCCCCGGATCCGCGCGCAGGGCCCGGATCGCCTCCGCCCCGCTGCCGGCGACCGCAGCCACCTCGAAACCCTCGATCCGGCGGACGTAGTCGGCGTGAGCGCTCGCGGTCAGCGGCTCGTCCTCAACGACGAGCACCCGAATCACGACGCCACCCGTGCGGGCAACGGCAGCTGCACGGTGAACACCGCGCCGATGTGACGCGAGACCTCGATCGTGCCGCCGAGCCGCTCCACCACCTGCTGCACCAGCGCCAGGCCGATGCCGCGGCCGAAGCCGTCCGACTCCTTCGTGGAGTAGCCGCGCGCGAACACGTCCGCGGCCTCCTCGACTCCGGGACCGCTGTCCGAGACCTGCACCACCAGCTCGCCCTCCGCGAGGCCGAGGTAGACCTCGACCCACGGCTCGCGCTCCGGAGCGGAGGAGGAGGCCGCGTCGAGGGCGTTGTCGATCAGGTTGCCCAGCACCGTCACCAGGTCCCCCGGCTCCAGGCCCTGCGTGCCGGGCTCGAGGTGCGTCTCGAAGTGCAGCCCGACGCCGCGCTCGCGGGCCTGCGCGGCCTTGCCCAGCAGCAGTGCGGCGATCACCGGCTCCTGCACGGAGCCGAGGACCCGGTCGGCCAGGCGCTGGCTGAGGTTCAGTTCGCCGGCCGCGAACGAGAGGGCCTCGCCCGGTCGGCCGAGCTCGATCAGCGAGGCGATGGTGTGCAGGCGGTTCGAGAACTCGTGGGTCTGCGAGCGCAGTGCGTCGGACAGGGTGCGCAGTGACTCCAGCTCGCCGCTCACCCGCTGCAGCTCGGTGCGGTCGCGCAGCGTGATGACCGTGCCCATCGGCCGGTCACCGGGGGAGGCGGCCGGCCGTTCGTTCACCACGAGGATCCGCTCGCGCGCCACGACCAGGCGGTCCGAGACGGGCTGGTCGTCCTGCAGCAGTTCGCGCAGCGCGTCGGGGACGTCGAGCTCGGCGACCGGCACCGGCGTCCGCAGTCCCTCGAGCCCCAGCAGCTCCAGCGCGTGGTCGTTGGCGAGCACCAGCCGGCCGCGGTCGTCCACCAGCAGCAGCCCCTCCCGCACCGAGCGCAGCACCGACTCGTAGTAGGCGAACACCTGGCTCATCTGCTCCGGGCCCCGCCCGCCGGTGACGCGGCGTAGGTAGCGGGCGAGGAGCCACGAGCCGAGCGCGCCGAGCGCGACCGCCCCGAGCGCGCCCCAGGCGACGACCTGCACGCGGGCGGCGAAGGAGGCGTCCACGCTCGAGAGGGTGACTCCGGCCGAAACGAGAGCGACCACCGTGCCGCCGGCGTTCTCGATCGGCGCGACGGCGCGCACCGAGGGGCCGAGCGTGCCGGTATACGTCTCGGTGAAGGTGCGGCCCTCCAGCGCGGGCTGGATCGTGCCGCGGAACGGCAGGCCGATCTGGTCGCGGTCGCGGTGGGTGTAGCGGGTGCGGTCCGGATTCATGATGGTGAGGAAGTCGACGCCGGTGTCGCGCATGATCTCCTCGGCGTAGGGCTGCAGGGTCGCGGCCGGATCCGGCTCGCCCGCGGCTTCGAGCACGAACGGGTTGTCGGCCACGGTGCGAGTGACGACGAGGCTGCGCTGCGCCGCCTCCTCGCCCGCCCGGCCGCGCGCGTCGAGTGCGAGCACGGCGACGGCCGCGGCCGCGATCAGCAGGATGCAGAGCAGCTGCACGACGAAGAGGCGGGCTGCGATACTCCCGCGCGGCCCGCGTGCGCTCGTCGTCCTGACCATGCCACTCCCTCGTCAGCGCGCGCCCGCGGCGACGCGCCGTGGCCAGCCTCGCCGTGAACAGTATGAACGCAACCGTGCCGCGCCTTCGAGGCGGAGCCACCATCGTTCTACCCCCTCACCTCGACGAAGAGAAGGACACCTCATGGCGAAGACGCCTCGCACGCCGCACGATCGGCTGATCCCCGCGGTCACTCCGCCGAAGACCCGGCGACGGATCGACCGCAACCACTGGCTGTACATCGCCGTCATCATCGCTGTGGTCGCCGGCATCATCGTCGGACTCGTCGCCCCCGCGTTCGCGGCGACGCTGGAGCCCGTCGGTAAGGCGTTCGTCGGACTGATCAAGATGATGATCGCGCCGATCATCTTCTGCACCATCGTGATCGGCATCGGCTCGATCGCGAAGGCCGCCACGGTCGGCAAGGTCGGCGGTCTTGCGCTCGGCTACTTCATCGTGATGTCGACCTTCGCCCTGGCAATCGGCCTCGTCGTCGGCAACATCCTGCACCCGGGTGAGGGCCTGGACATTTCGAGCGCCACCTACGACACCAGCGACCTCAAGGCCGAGAGCGCCTCCGACTTCATCCTCGGGATCATCCCCGTCTCGCTGTTCTCCTCGCTGGTGGACGGCAGCATCCTGCAGACCCTCTTCGTCGCGCTGCTCGTCGGCTTCGCGCTGCAGAAGATGGGCGCCAAGGGCCAGCCGATCCTCGGGGTGATCAAGCAGCTGCAGGTCCTGGTCTTCCGCATCCTCTCGATGGTGCTCTGGGTCGCCCCGATCGGCGCGTTCGGCGCCATCGCCGCGGTCGTCGGCAAGACCGGCTGGGGCGCGGTCGTCGCGCTCGCCACCCTGATGGTCGGCTTCTACCTCACCTGTGCGATCTTCGTGATCGTGGTCCTGGGTCTGCTGCTGCGGATGGTCACCGGCGTCAACATCTTGTCGTTGATGAAGTACCTGGCCCGCGAGTACCTGCTCATCGTCGGCACCTCCTCCTCGGAGGCGGCGCTGCCCCGCCTGATTGCGAAGATGGAGCACCTCGGAGTCTCCAAGCCCGTCGTCGGCATCACCGTGCCCACCGGCTACTCCTTCAACCTCGACGGCACCGCGATCTACCTCACGATGGCGTCGCTCTTCATCGCCTCGGCAACCGGCACGCCGATGTCGATCCCGGAGCAGATCGGGCTCCTGCTGTTTATGATGATCGCCTCCAAGGGCGCCGCGGGCGTCACCGGAGCGGGTCTGGCCACGCTGGCCGGCGGCCTCCAGTCCTTCCGCCCCGACCTAGTCAACGGCGTCGGTGTGATCGTGGGCATCGACCGCTTCATGTCGGAGGCGCGCGCGGTCACCAACTTCACCGGCAACGCGGTCGCCACGCTGCTCGTGGGCACCTGGACCAAGCAGATTGACATGGTGCAGGTCCGCGAGGTTCTCGGCGGACGTTCACCCTTCGATGAGACCACGCTCGGCGCGGACGAGCACGAGGCGCCAGCCGCAGGCACCTCGATTACCGACGGCATCACCTCGACTCGGGACTCGGAGGAGCTGGGGCGGACGCGCTCGGCGTCCGCGGGGACGCGCTAGGTCCTCGCCGCGAGCGCCTCACCGAGGTCAGAAACGTCCACGAGCCCGCTCACGCCACGGTTGGGCCCGTTCCACCTCGGTTGCGAACGCCGATGCGCCTCAAGCGCAGGCGCGACTAGCCAGAGGGAGGTGGCCACTCACCGCCGGTGGACTCCGAGCAGGGGGAGCGTCACCGAGCAGAGAGGACCGATCAGTACCGCGAAGAGGAGGGTGCCCAGGCCCACGTCACCGCCGAGCAGCCAGCCGAGGATGAGCACCGTCAGTTCGACGGCGGACCGGCCGATCCACAGGGGGAGGCCCGTCCGGGTGTGCAGGCCCAGCATCAGCCCGTCGCGCGGGCCGGGGCCCAGGTGCGCGCCGATGTAGATTCCGCTGGCCACCGCGAGCAGAACCAGTCCGCCGGCGAAGAGCAGGCCGCGCGCCCACCACTGCTCCGGCGTCGCCAGCACGCGCAGGCCGACATCTATCATCGTGCCGACCACGAGCACGTTCAGCACCGTGCCGAGGCCGGGTCTTTGCCGGAGCGGGATCCACAGCAGCAGGACGAGCAGGCCGATCACGTTGGTGAGCAGTCCGATCCCGAGTCCGGTCTGGTGAGCGAGGCCCTGCGCGAAGACCGTCCAGGGGTCCACTCCGATCGCCGCACGGATCATCATCGCGTCGGCGAAGCCGTAGAGCACGAGGCCGAGCAGCAGGCGCGGCACGGGGCGGAGGCGCCACTGGCTCGCCGGGGGAGCGGCGGCCGGAGTGGTGATCGTCATGGAGCCACTACAGCGCGCCACTGGCCTTCTTAGCGCGGTCCAATCCGGCTACCTTGGACGCATGGCTGATGTCCACTTCGGCGCTCGCGCCCTGCAGACCCTCCTCGGCGACTGGCGAGAGCAGCGCGGCACCCGCCCTGCCTACCTCGCGCTGGCCGACCGGATCCGCCTCCTGGGAATCGACGGCCGCATCCCCGCCGGCAGCCGCCTCCCGGCCGAGCGCGAGCTCTCGGCCCGCCTCGGCGTCAGCCGGACGACCGTCGCCGCCGCCTACCGCGAGCTGCGCGACAGCGGCTACCTCGTCAGCGTGCGCGGCTCCGGCAGCGTGACGCGCCTCCCCGGAGCGATGGTGCACGCCGTGCCCTCGCTCGCGCCGGACTTCCTCGACTTCACGAAGGCGGCGCTGCCCGCCGTCCCCGAGCTGGCCGAGGCGTATACCCGAGCGGCGCAGCTGGCTCCCGAGCACTTCGACTCCGGCTCCTACGACACTGTCGGCCTGCCGGTCTTGCGCCGGGCGATCGCCGAGCGCTACACCGCGCGGGGCCTGCGCACCGAGCCTGGACAGATCATGGTGACGATCGGCGCGCAGCACGCGATCGCGCTCGTTGCGCGAACCCTCCTCGCCCGAGGTGAGCGGGCGCTGATTGAGGCGCCGACGTACCCGCACGCCTACGAGGCGCTGCGGTTGGCCGGCGCGCGACTCGTATCGGTCAATGTTGATGGTGCCGACGGCTGGGACAGCGAGGGCCTGATCGCCGCGCTGCGGGGGACCAGTCCGAGCTTGGCCTACCTGATGCCCGACTTCCACAATCCGACCGGCCGCTCGATGGCCCCCGAACTGCGGGAGCGGGCGATCGCCGCGGCCGCCCGGCAGGGCACCCTGATCATCGCCGACGAGACGACGGCCGAACTCGACATCGACCGGCAGATGTCACCGCTACCCTTCGCCGCTTACGGGCCCGAGGGCACCGTGCTCTCGATCGGCTCCGTGGGCAAGACGCTGTGGGGCGGGATCCGGATCGGCTGGATCCGCGCCGAGCGGGCGGTGATCCGCAAGCTGGCACTCGCGCGCTCGGCGAGCGATCTCGGCACGCCGATCCTCGAGCAGCTGCTGGTTGCCGACATGCTCGGGCGGATGGACGGGGTGCTGGAGCTGCGCCGCTCGCAGCTGCGGGCGGGCCGCGACCACCTCGAGATGGCGCTGGCGAACACGATCCCGGAGTGGAGCGTGCCGCGCGTCTCGGGCGGCCTCTCGACCTGGGTCGGTCTCGGCCGGCCCGCGAGTTCGCAGCTTGCGCTCGCCGCCCGAACGGCGGGTCTGCTGATCACCGCTGGTCCGCGGTTCGGGATTGACGGCGCCTTCGAACGCTTCCTGCGCATCCCTATCGGCTACTCGCCGGCAGCGACCGACCGCGCCGTCGAGGCGCTCGCGGCGGCGTGGGCGCAGGTCGCCCGTCATCCAGCGGCCGACCCGGGCTACCTGGCCGATGTGGTCTGATTACCTGGCCGATGTGGTCTGAGTCGTCGGGGGCTGCTCACTCCGAGCAGAAGGTCTGCCAGGCGGTCTCGACACCCGTTCGATGCAGATCGTCGAGGTTCGCCGTGTCCCGCTCTCGTTCGGCGGCGACGAGGCTCGGGCACTCGGGGCTCGCAGCGATGCTCGCGGCCTGTCCGAGGGTGTTCACCAGGGAGCCGCCGATCTCGTCGAGGCGGGTGCGCACGGCGCCGAGCTCGGGGGCCGACGTGGGGGCCTCGTCCGGATGCTGCTTCCACTGCTCCATCAGACCGCGCTGCACCACCTTGCTGGCCTCGATCTGTGCGCGGAAGACTCGGCGGACGAGCTCGGTGTCGACCCCCTGCTCGGTGGCACGCTGGACGGCCTCGTCCACGACGACGGCCTCGCGCTGCGCGTCGTCGATCGGTGCACCGCTGAGCCACTTCGAGCCGGCCACCGGGTCTGCCAGGTCGATCCGCTGCACGATCAGTGCCCCGGTGTCGTGGAGCGCTCCCGTCGCCTCGGTCACGCTGTGGCCCTCAGCCGATCCGGCGATAGCGACTCCCGCGCCCACCGAGACCGTGACCAAAACGGCGGCGGCAGCGATCAGAAGGCCCCGACGGCCCCGTAAGACTTGTACCCGCACTGTCATCACTCCTTGGTGTAGTCGAGAAACCATCATTGCTAATACGGCGCGCGACGTCGGCGATGCACCAGCACTGCGAACAGGTCGTGCCCTGGGCATTCGGTCGGAGTGCTCGGAGGTCGTGCCGGGACGCTTGGGCAGGAGAAAACTCTCCGCCGCGGCGCCGCGACCGGGCCGCGCGACTGCTTCAGCTCTGGAAGGGTAGTGCCATGACTCGCGCCCTCGACGTCAGCCCCCGTCTCGCCGACGCCCTCGTCACCGTCCTCGGCGCCGACGGCGTTGCACTCGCCCACGCCGACGTGAGCATCGAGCAGCGTCGCCACGCCTTCACCTTCGGCTGCACCCCGCCGAGCACCGACCCTGCTCGGGCCAAGGAGCGGCGGCTCTGGCTCGACCTGTTCGATACGGCCATTCTTCCCGTGTACTGGGGCCGATTCGAGCCCGAGCGCGGCCGCACCTCGACGGAGGCCGTCCTCGCGGAGGCGCGCGCTCGCCGCCGACGGCGTCCGGTTGACGGGGCATCCGCTGGTCTGGCACTCCGTCACACCGAGGTGGCTCGACGCGCTGCCGCTGGAGGAAGCCGAGCGACTCCTTCGCGCGCGAAACAGCCGCGAAGTGGGGGGACTTCGCCGGACTCATCGAGACGTGGGACGCGATCAACGAGGTGGTGATCCTGCCGCGCTTCGAGAACGACCCGGACGGCGTGACCGACGCCGTCACCCGCCTCGCGCAGAAGAAGGGACGGGTCGGCATGGTCGAGCTGGCCTTCTCGCAGGCGCGCAGCCTTGGCACGGGTCCGACCCTCGTGCTCAACGATTTTGACCTCGGGCCCGAGTACGAGCGGCTGATCGAGGAGGTGCTCGAGGCCGGGATCCGCCCCGACGCGATCGGCCTGCAATCGCACAGGCACCAGGGCTTCCGGGGTGAGGTGCGGCAGGCGGAGGAGATGGTGCGGCACTACGAGACCCTCGTCGCGCATCCTGCGGTCGACGCGATCACCTACTGGGGATTCGACGATGTCGGCGCCTGGCTCGGGGCCCCGGCGGATTCCTGCGCCGAGACGCAAGCCCGAAGCCGGCCTACGAGGCGCTGCGCTCGCGGACCCGCGGGCAGTGGTGGCTCGCGCGGACGGTGCTCCGGACGGACGCGGAGGGTCGGATCGGCGTGCGGGCGTTCGCCGGGACTTCGCGCTCTCGTCCGCAGGGCGACCGGATCGGTGAGTCTGCGGGCGGGATCCTCCGCTGCGGATGTCCGGCTGAGCTGAGGGGGAATCCGTGACGACTCGTGGGGGCCGGGCTCGCCGCGAAAGGGCGATCCCGGACGCACTGTCCCGTCAAATACTCAGTCGGCTGATGGAAGATTCGGAGGGTGCATCTCCTCGCGGTCCTCAGCATGAAGAACCGGGCGCTCATCGCGCTCGTCACTGTCGTCATCGCCGTCTTCGGCGGCGTCGCCCTGACCGGGCTCAAGCAGGAGCTCGCGCCGTCGATCTCCTTCCCCCAGCTCGCCGTCGTCACGTCCTACCCGGGCGCTGCTCCGGAGGTGGTCAACGACGACGTCTCGACGCCGATCGAGACCGCGATCCAGGGGGTACCGGGGCTCGAGACGACCAGCGCGACGTCCTCCACCGACTCCTCGCTGATCGCGGCGTCCTTCACCTACGGCACCGATCTGGCCACCGCCGAGCAGAAGATCCTGCAGGCCATCAACCGGATCAGGAGCACGCTCCCGGACGACGTCGATCCGCAGGTGGTCACCGGCTCCCTCGACGATCTGCCGGTGCTCCAGCTCGCCGTGTCGAGCGACGGCGACGCGAACGCGCTGGCCGAGCGGCTGCGCACTACGGTCATCCCCGACCTCGAGGAGGTCGACGGCGTTCGCGAGGCAGCGCTGGTCGGCGAGAGTGCTCAGCGCGTGACGATCACTCCCGACGACGCGGCGCTCGCGGCGGCCGGGCTCTCGACCAGCGACATCCGCTCGGCGCTGCAGCAGAACGGCGTCCTGGTCGCCGGCGGCCGGATCACCCAGGACGGCTCGACCTTCTCGGTGCAGTCGGGCGTCAAGCTCGACTCGACCGACGCGATCGCGGCGCTGCCGCTGCTGCCGTCGGCGGGGTCGGCCGCGGGCGCAGCGGCAGCGGTCCCCACCGTCAGCACCCTCGGCTCCGTCGCCACGGTCGCCGTCACCGCCGCCCCCGTCACCTCGATCTCGCGAGTGAACGGCCAGCCAGCCCTCACCCTCTCGATCACCAAGCTCCCAGCCGCGAACACTGTTGACGTGTCGACCGGCGTCAGCGCGCTGCTGCCCGACCTCGAGGCCTCGATCGGCGAGAACGCGACCTTCACGTCGGTCTTCGACCAAGCGCCGTACATCCAGGAGTCGATCGCCTCGCTCGCGCAGGAGGGGGCGCTCGGCCTCGTCTTCGCCGTGCTGGTGATCCTGCTGTTCCTGCTCTCGGTGCGCTCGACCCTGGTGACGGCGATCTCGATCCCGACCTCGGTGCTGATCACGTTCATCGGTCTGCAGACGGCCGGTTACACCCTCAACATCCTCACCCTCGGCGCGCTCACGATCGCGATCGGCCGCGTGGTCGATGACTCCATCGTCGTGATCGAGAACATCAAGCGACACCTCGACGCGGGTGAGGACCGGGCCGGGACCATTGCGGTGGCCGTCCGCGAGGTCGCCGGGGCGATTACCGCGTCCACGATCACCACGGTCGCGGTGTTCCTGCCGATCTCGTTCGTCGGCGGCACCACCGGCGAACTGTTCCGGCCCTTCGCACTGACCGTGTCGATCGCGCTGCTCGCCTCGCTCGTCGTCGCCCTGACGATCGTGCCCGTGCTCGCCTACTGGTTCCTCCGCCCCTCGAAGCGGCCGGCCGTGCGCCAGGCCGCGCAGGCGGCGCTCGCGGAGGAGCGCGCCGCTGCGGGCGGGACCCTCGCCGCGAGCCTCGCCCCCGATAGCCTCGCCCCCGATACCGCCGCCCCCGATACCGCCGCCCGCCTCGAGGAAGCGCCGCACCACGGCGCCCACGCCGCCCCCCGTCGGGCGCGCGGGTTGCAGTCGGTCTACGGGCCGATCATCCGCTGGACGCTGAAGCATTCGGTCGTCACCGTGCTCCTCGCGCTGCTCGTGCTCGTCGGGACCGGTGCGCTGTACCCGCTGATGAAGACGAACTTCCTCGGCGCGAGCGGTCAGAACACCTTCACCGTCACCCAGAGCGTTCCCGTCGGGCAGAGCCTCGACGCGCAGGACGCGACGGCGCAGCAGGCGAGTACGGCCATCCTCGGCGTCGGCGGCGTCGAGACCGTGCAGCTCACCGTCGGCTCGTCCGGCGGGCTGCAGAGCGCCTTCGGTGGGGGAGTCGGAGGCGGCACTTCGATCCGCTACTCCGTCACCACTGACGAGTCGGCCGACCAGGAGGCCGTGCAGGCCGACGTCCGCGACGCGCTCTCGAGCGTCGCCTCGGCCGAGGACATCAGCGTTGCCACCTCCTCCGGCTTCGGCGCTTCCTCGGATATCGAGGTCGACCTCTCGACCGCCTCACAGAGCGACCTGCAGAGCGCGAGCGACCAGTTGCTCCGGGCTCTGCGCGGAACCGACGGGATCAGCCAGGCCGAGAGCAATCTCTCCTCCGCACTGCCCTACATCGCTGTGCGCGTCGACCGCGACGCCGCCGCGCGGGCCGGGCTCAGCGAGGTGGCTGTGGGCACGCTCGTCAGCCAGGCGCTGCAGCCCACTCAGGTCGGCAGTGTCGTGATCGAGGACCGCACGCTCTCGATCTACCTCGCCGACGCGCAGCCGCCGGCGACCGTTGAGGAGCTGCGGACCCTCGAGGTGCCGACTCTCACCGGGACCGTCCCGCTCTCGAGCCTCGCCGCCGTCGAGCAGACGGACGGCCCCGCGACCATCACGACCGAGCGCGGCCAGCGCACCGCGACGATCACGGTCACTCCGGAGGGCGACGACCTCGCTTCGGCGAACATCGCCGTGCAGAGCGCGATCGACGCGACCACTCTGCCCGCCGGCGTCGACGCCTCCCTCGGCGGAGTCACGGCCGACCAGGCCGACGCGTTCTCGCAGCTGGGCATCGCGCTGCTGGTCGCGATCCTGATCGTCTACGTCGTGATGGTGGCGACCTTCCGCTCGCTCCTGCAGCCGCTGCTACTGCTCGTGTCGGTGCCGTTCGCGGCGACCGGCGCGATCCTCCTGCAGGTCATCACCGGCGTGCCGCTGGGTGTGCCGTCCCTGATCGGCGTGCTGATGCTGATCGGCATCGTGGTGACGAACGCGATCGTGCTCGTGGACCTGGTGAATCAGTATCGCGACCGCGGGATGCCGGTGCGGGAGGCGCTGCTGCACGGCACGGAGCGGCGGCTCCGGCCCATCCTGATGACCGCCCTCGCGACGATCTTCGCGCTCCTGCCGATGGCGCTGGGGATCACCGGCCACGGCGGCTTCATCTCGCAGCCGCTGGCGATCGTCGTGATCGGTGGCCTGGTCTCCTCGA from Rathayibacter rathayi encodes the following:
- a CDS encoding efflux RND transporter permease subunit, with product MHLLAVLSMKNRALIALVTVVIAVFGGVALTGLKQELAPSISFPQLAVVTSYPGAAPEVVNDDVSTPIETAIQGVPGLETTSATSSTDSSLIAASFTYGTDLATAEQKILQAINRIRSTLPDDVDPQVVTGSLDDLPVLQLAVSSDGDANALAERLRTTVIPDLEEVDGVREAALVGESAQRVTITPDDAALAAAGLSTSDIRSALQQNGVLVAGGRITQDGSTFSVQSGVKLDSTDAIAALPLLPSAGSAAGAAAAVPTVSTLGSVATVAVTAAPVTSISRVNGQPALTLSITKLPAANTVDVSTGVSALLPDLEASIGENATFTSVFDQAPYIQESIASLAQEGALGLVFAVLVILLFLLSVRSTLVTAISIPTSVLITFIGLQTAGYTLNILTLGALTIAIGRVVDDSIVVIENIKRHLDAGEDRAGTIAVAVREVAGAITASTITTVAVFLPISFVGGTTGELFRPFALTVSIALLASLVVALTIVPVLAYWFLRPSKRPAVRQAAQAALAEERAAAGGTLAASLAPDSLAPDTAAPDTAARLEEAPHHGAHAAPRRARGLQSVYGPIIRWTLKHSVVTVLLALLVLVGTGALYPLMKTNFLGASGQNTFTVTQSVPVGQSLDAQDATAQQASTAILGVGGVETVQLTVGSSGGLQSAFGGGVGGGTSIRYSVTTDESADQEAVQADVRDALSSVASAEDISVATSSGFGASSDIEVDLSTASQSDLQSASDQLLRALRGTDGISQAESNLSSALPYIAVRVDRDAAARAGLSEVAVGTLVSQALQPTQVGSVVIEDRTLSIYLADAQPPATVEELRTLEVPTLTGTVPLSSLAAVEQTDGPATITTERGQRTATITVTPEGDDLASANIAVQSAIDATTLPAGVDASLGGVTADQADAFSQLGIALLVAILIVYVVMVATFRSLLQPLLLLVSVPFAATGAILLQVITGVPLGVPSLIGVLMLIGIVVTNAIVLVDLVNQYRDRGMPVREALLHGTERRLRPILMTALATIFALLPMALGITGHGGFISQPLAIVVIGGLVSSTVLTLVVLPVVYNLVEGYRERRRAARAGKVPA